A portion of the Candidatus Pristimantibacillus lignocellulolyticus genome contains these proteins:
- the yicI gene encoding alpha-xylosidase produces the protein MKFTDGNWMIRDQYEVISAVEPYDHFVENNELTVHASPRPILIRSNILNTPLLTVQFHSPRPGIIGVKLVHFDGIEPRGPHYVLTPETGDFVNIEETDKEITFTSGSLRAHVLKGEEWNISFYRGAKRLTGSRVRSMAYIKEGNAKTYMREELDLGVGELVYGLGERFTSFVKNGQVVDMWNKDGGTSSEQAYKNVPFYISNEGYGVFVNHPELVSFEVASEKVKKVQFAVEGETLEYFVIDGPDMKDVLVKYTDLTGKPALPPAWSFGLWLTTSFTTSYDEETVNSFIDGMAERNLPLSVFHFDCFWMSGFHWTDFTWDKQTFPDPVGMLQRLKAKGVKISVWINPYIAQRSKLFAEGKKNGYLLKKPDGNVWQTDMWQAGMGIVDFTNPAACEWFAQYLRDLIDQGVDTFKTDFGERIPTEVVYYDGSDPQKMHNYYAYLYNKVVFEVLEEKLGKGQAVVFARSATAGGQQFPVHWGGDCNSDYESMAESLRGGLSLGLSGFAYWSHDIGGFENKPQEDVFKRWLAFGLLSSHSRLHGSKSYRVPWVYDEEAVDVTRYFTNLKCQLMPYLYQTATQAHGQGIPMMRAMVLEFPNDPAVEYIDRQYMLGDNLLVAPVLSADNVVKYYLPEGKWTHLTTGEVVEGGKWFKGEYDFFSLPLFVRQNAIVVHGANEARPDYDYAQDATIAIYQLEDGKRTAATIHNVNGEVEVEVKAVREQDKITIEVAGSGKPFSIKVYDDKQVTAIDGEAGVIADGVVKVPAGKEQITITLHL, from the coding sequence ATGAAGTTTACTGATGGAAATTGGATGATTCGTGATCAGTATGAGGTGATTAGTGCAGTAGAACCATACGATCACTTTGTAGAGAATAATGAGCTTACTGTACATGCATCTCCACGTCCGATACTCATTCGATCTAATATATTAAATACACCGTTGCTAACTGTGCAATTTCATTCGCCAAGACCTGGCATTATCGGTGTAAAGCTAGTTCATTTTGACGGAATAGAACCACGTGGTCCGCACTATGTGTTAACACCTGAAACTGGCGATTTTGTGAATATCGAAGAAACAGACAAGGAAATTACATTTACTAGTGGTTCGTTACGTGCTCATGTACTCAAAGGTGAAGAGTGGAATATTTCCTTCTATCGAGGAGCGAAGAGACTAACGGGTAGCCGCGTGAGATCAATGGCTTACATTAAAGAAGGTAATGCAAAGACTTATATGCGCGAAGAATTAGACTTAGGAGTAGGTGAGCTAGTTTACGGATTAGGTGAGCGTTTTACTTCTTTTGTGAAAAATGGTCAAGTGGTTGATATGTGGAACAAAGACGGTGGTACAAGCTCTGAGCAAGCATACAAAAATGTTCCGTTCTATATTAGTAATGAAGGCTATGGCGTTTTCGTTAACCATCCAGAACTCGTTTCTTTTGAAGTCGCTTCAGAAAAAGTGAAAAAAGTGCAGTTTGCTGTAGAAGGGGAGACGCTAGAATACTTTGTTATTGATGGTCCAGATATGAAGGATGTTCTAGTGAAATATACAGACTTAACTGGCAAACCAGCATTGCCTCCAGCGTGGTCTTTTGGCTTATGGCTAACAACCTCGTTTACAACTAGCTATGATGAAGAAACGGTTAATTCATTTATTGATGGAATGGCTGAAAGAAATTTGCCATTGAGTGTGTTTCACTTTGACTGCTTCTGGATGAGCGGTTTTCATTGGACAGATTTTACTTGGGACAAGCAAACGTTCCCTGATCCAGTAGGAATGCTGCAACGCCTGAAAGCAAAAGGGGTAAAAATTAGCGTATGGATTAATCCTTATATTGCTCAGCGCTCCAAGCTATTTGCTGAAGGTAAGAAAAATGGTTATTTGCTGAAAAAACCAGACGGTAATGTGTGGCAGACAGATATGTGGCAAGCAGGAATGGGAATTGTCGATTTTACAAATCCAGCCGCTTGTGAATGGTTTGCCCAATATTTACGTGATTTGATTGATCAAGGCGTAGACACTTTTAAAACGGATTTCGGTGAAAGAATCCCGACTGAGGTTGTGTACTACGATGGATCTGATCCACAAAAAATGCATAACTATTATGCGTACTTGTACAATAAAGTTGTTTTCGAAGTGTTGGAAGAAAAGCTAGGCAAAGGTCAAGCTGTAGTATTCGCTCGTTCTGCAACAGCAGGTGGCCAACAGTTCCCTGTTCATTGGGGTGGCGATTGTAACTCTGATTATGAATCGATGGCAGAAAGCTTGCGCGGTGGTTTGTCATTAGGATTATCTGGATTTGCCTACTGGAGCCATGATATCGGTGGTTTTGAAAATAAGCCGCAAGAGGATGTATTTAAACGTTGGTTGGCGTTTGGCTTACTTTCTAGTCATAGTCGTCTTCACGGTAGTAAATCGTACCGAGTGCCATGGGTATATGATGAGGAAGCAGTAGATGTTACACGTTATTTTACGAATTTGAAATGTCAACTAATGCCTTATCTATATCAAACTGCAACACAGGCGCATGGTCAAGGTATTCCAATGATGCGTGCGATGGTGCTAGAATTCCCTAATGATCCTGCAGTGGAATATATTGATCGCCAATATATGTTAGGAGACAATTTGCTAGTAGCTCCAGTCTTAAGTGCAGATAATGTTGTGAAATATTATTTGCCAGAAGGAAAGTGGACTCATTTGACTACTGGTGAAGTAGTAGAGGGCGGAAAATGGTTTAAAGGAGAGTATGATTTCTTCAGCTTACCTCTATTTGTCCGTCAAAATGCAATTGTTGTGCATGGAGCAAATGAAGCTCGTCCAGATTATGACTATGCTCAAGATGCAACAATAGCGATCTATCAATTAGAGGATGGAAAGCGCACGGCAGCAACCATTCATAATGTGAATGGAGAAGTAGAAGTGGAAGTGAAAGCAGTGAGAGAACAGGATAAAATCACGATAGAGGTTGCTGGCAGTGGTAAGCCGTTTTCTATTAAAGTTTATGATGATAAGCAAGTAACAGCAATCGATGGAGAAGCGGGAGTAATTGCTGATGGTGTCGTTAAAGTTCCAGCTGGCAAGGAACAAATAACGATTACGTTACACTTATAA
- a CDS encoding NdvB protein, with amino-acid sequence MIETTKDEQYIILNSPTVMPKASGFLWNDHMMMDVNCRGYTVAQFMQPEPAKYSFAPNLEMKTFMQPEQPYYAHHPGRFVYIKDEESKELYSAPYEPVRAKPDQYQFIVGKHDIAWKVVFNDIELNMSLSLSPDEPIEMWKVTVKNNSNRPRKISIYPSFTIGYMSWMNQAGQYEADLQGIVCTAITPYQKYTDYEKIKKLKDMTFLLADKAPLSWEANWEVFEGEGGITAPSAIADETLSNSDARYETPAAVMQYRLVLEAGEEEQLRFLFGPAHNKQDIAAIREKYFVQTNAAGEDGFAVAQQVYKQYIERGAGNITIQTPDASFDQFVNHWLPRQIYYHGQTNRLTTDPQTRNYLQDNMGMSYIDPSTAREAFLTAMKQQAASGAMPDGIVLHKDAELKYINQVPHTDHCIWLPLSLVTYLDETNDYSILEELIPFKDDPQPVSVFEHIVRAMNWLIQTRDERGLNYIEQGDWCDPMNMVGYKGKGVSGWLTIASAYAFKVWADICEDAGQPEVAEQFRAEAKQTNEIVNKYLWDGNWYARGITDDNVLFGIHTDEEGKIFINPQGWSLMSGAADEEKQPKILKAVEELLETPYGVEKLAPSFTKMREDVGRVTQKHPGSAENGAVYNHAAAFYIFALYQVDQQDNAYRLLRKMIPGPDLADIIHRGQIPAFIPNYYRGAYRQIPRTAGRSSHLFNTGTAAWVYRCIIDGLFGVKGSKDGLLIAPQLPSDWQTASIQRQFRGAEFDIVIERHADVQEMAIYVDEQIIEGYVIRNIKAGEKYNVLVKLPQK; translated from the coding sequence ATGATTGAAACAACAAAAGATGAGCAATATATTATTTTGAACAGTCCGACCGTTATGCCGAAGGCATCAGGCTTCTTATGGAATGACCATATGATGATGGATGTTAATTGCAGAGGTTATACCGTTGCACAATTTATGCAACCTGAACCAGCCAAATATTCATTTGCACCGAATTTAGAAATGAAAACATTTATGCAGCCTGAGCAGCCTTATTATGCTCATCATCCAGGACGCTTTGTCTATATCAAGGATGAGGAAAGCAAGGAGTTATATTCGGCTCCGTATGAACCTGTACGTGCTAAGCCAGACCAATATCAATTTATTGTTGGGAAACACGATATCGCGTGGAAGGTAGTATTTAACGATATCGAGCTAAATATGTCGCTTTCCTTATCACCTGATGAACCAATTGAAATGTGGAAAGTAACGGTTAAAAACAACTCGAATAGACCGCGTAAAATTAGTATTTATCCGTCGTTTACAATTGGATATATGTCATGGATGAATCAAGCAGGACAATATGAAGCTGATCTACAGGGAATCGTTTGTACAGCAATTACTCCGTATCAAAAGTACACGGATTATGAAAAAATTAAAAAGCTAAAAGATATGACTTTCCTATTAGCTGATAAAGCGCCGCTTAGCTGGGAAGCGAATTGGGAAGTGTTCGAAGGAGAGGGAGGCATCACGGCTCCATCAGCAATTGCGGATGAAACTTTAAGTAATAGTGATGCTCGCTATGAAACACCTGCTGCTGTTATGCAATATCGCTTAGTTCTAGAGGCAGGAGAAGAAGAACAACTTCGCTTCTTATTCGGACCTGCTCACAATAAACAAGACATTGCAGCGATAAGAGAAAAATATTTTGTACAAACGAATGCTGCGGGAGAAGACGGTTTTGCGGTAGCACAGCAAGTGTACAAGCAGTATATCGAGCGTGGTGCAGGTAATATAACGATTCAGACGCCAGATGCTTCCTTTGATCAATTCGTTAATCATTGGTTGCCAAGACAAATCTATTATCATGGTCAGACGAATCGTTTAACTACTGATCCGCAAACTCGAAACTATTTACAGGATAATATGGGAATGAGCTATATTGATCCATCAACCGCGCGTGAAGCTTTTCTTACTGCAATGAAGCAGCAAGCTGCGAGCGGCGCAATGCCAGATGGAATTGTTTTGCATAAGGATGCAGAGCTGAAATATATTAATCAAGTGCCGCATACAGATCACTGTATTTGGTTACCGCTTAGCTTAGTAACTTATTTGGATGAAACAAATGACTATTCTATATTAGAGGAACTTATTCCATTTAAGGATGATCCACAACCAGTTAGCGTGTTTGAACATATTGTGCGCGCGATGAATTGGCTGATCCAAACAAGGGATGAGCGCGGACTTAACTATATCGAGCAAGGCGATTGGTGCGATCCGATGAATATGGTTGGCTACAAAGGTAAAGGTGTTTCTGGGTGGCTAACAATTGCTTCCGCTTATGCGTTTAAAGTATGGGCAGATATTTGCGAAGATGCTGGACAACCAGAAGTTGCAGAGCAGTTCAGAGCAGAAGCAAAGCAAACGAATGAAATCGTGAATAAATATTTGTGGGATGGAAATTGGTACGCAAGAGGAATAACGGATGACAATGTGTTGTTCGGTATTCATACCGATGAGGAAGGTAAAATATTTATCAACCCTCAAGGCTGGTCACTAATGAGTGGAGCAGCAGATGAAGAAAAACAACCGAAAATTTTAAAAGCAGTAGAAGAGCTATTAGAAACGCCTTATGGTGTGGAAAAATTAGCACCTTCATTTACAAAAATGCGTGAAGATGTGGGACGTGTCACTCAAAAGCATCCAGGTAGTGCGGAAAATGGTGCGGTCTATAATCATGCGGCAGCTTTTTATATTTTTGCATTATATCAAGTGGATCAACAGGATAATGCGTATCGCTTATTAAGAAAAATGATTCCTGGTCCAGATCTAGCTGATATTATTCATCGTGGTCAAATACCAGCCTTTATTCCAAATTATTATCGTGGAGCTTATCGTCAAATCCCTCGTACTGCGGGAAGATCAAGTCACTTGTTCAATACAGGGACAGCAGCTTGGGTGTATCGCTGTATTATTGATGGATTATTTGGCGTTAAAGGAAGTAAAGATGGATTATTGATTGCTCCTCAGCTTCCGTCTGACTGGCAAACGGCATCGATTCAACGCCAATTTAGAGGTGCAGAGTTTGATATTGTAATTGAGCGCCATGCAGATGTACAAGAGATGGCTATTTATGTGGACGAACAGATCATTGAGGGCTATGTTATTAGAAATATCAAAGCTGGTGAAAAATATAATGTCCTTGTAAAGTTACCGCAAAAATAA
- a CDS encoding glycoside hydrolase family 43 protein, which yields MKFQNPIIPGFYPDPSICRAGEDYYIVTSSFGYFPGIPIWHSKDLVHWKQIGHCLTRESQLQLEGTKISEGVWAPTIRYHEGRFYMVTTNEKKCGHFYVWTDDPAGEWSDPIYIDQSGIDPSLFFDDGKVYFTSTGTEEGIGIYQCEIDIETGKKLTDTHFIWKGTGGKFTEAPHLYKINNYYYLMCAEGGTEYGHTEVVARSKSPFGPFESCPYNPILTHRSSGRKIQSTGHADLLQAVDGSWWAVFLGVRPVAYPYRHHIGRETFLAPVHWTADGWPIIGDQGTVELEEEAPNLPFVEWENSSNRDEFSNAYLNDCWTFIRSGVHTAWSLSERESFLSITGSSDHLNSKGYPAFIGRRQQHHTCEVTVSMEYNPHNEDEAGLTVFMDDRHHYDLALTKVNGQMQFVLRRQIGSLIDEKYSKPIDCTEVEIRIEATPTDYFFYYRAGNEQWNKIGEGETRLLSTEVAGGFAGVFIGMYNYSLNKTKAYFDWYEYDSKE from the coding sequence ATGAAATTTCAAAATCCGATTATTCCTGGCTTTTATCCTGATCCTAGCATCTGTCGTGCCGGTGAAGACTACTATATTGTAACTAGCTCTTTTGGATATTTTCCAGGAATTCCAATCTGGCATAGTAAAGATCTCGTGCATTGGAAGCAAATCGGTCATTGTCTAACAAGAGAAAGTCAGTTGCAGCTAGAAGGAACGAAAATTTCTGAAGGCGTTTGGGCACCAACGATTCGTTATCATGAAGGTCGCTTTTATATGGTTACAACGAATGAAAAGAAATGTGGTCATTTTTACGTATGGACAGATGATCCTGCTGGCGAATGGTCAGATCCAATTTATATAGATCAGTCGGGTATTGATCCATCACTCTTTTTCGATGATGGCAAAGTTTATTTTACAAGTACAGGTACAGAAGAAGGAATTGGTATTTATCAATGCGAAATTGATATTGAGACGGGTAAGAAATTAACGGATACTCACTTCATTTGGAAAGGTACTGGGGGGAAATTTACAGAAGCTCCTCATTTATATAAAATAAACAATTACTATTATTTGATGTGTGCTGAAGGCGGAACGGAGTACGGACATACAGAGGTAGTTGCTCGTAGTAAATCACCGTTTGGACCATTTGAGTCATGTCCGTATAATCCAATTCTAACTCATCGAAGTTCAGGCCGTAAAATTCAATCTACCGGTCATGCTGATCTGCTGCAAGCTGTAGATGGAAGCTGGTGGGCTGTATTTCTAGGAGTTCGTCCAGTTGCTTATCCGTATCGACACCATATTGGTAGAGAAACATTTCTAGCTCCTGTTCACTGGACAGCGGATGGTTGGCCGATTATAGGAGATCAAGGTACGGTTGAATTAGAGGAAGAAGCTCCAAACTTACCCTTTGTTGAGTGGGAGAATAGCTCTAATCGAGATGAATTTTCTAATGCGTATCTCAATGATTGCTGGACATTTATCCGTAGTGGAGTACACACAGCATGGTCGTTGTCAGAGAGAGAAAGCTTTCTATCGATTACCGGTTCTTCTGATCACTTGAATAGTAAAGGGTATCCTGCATTTATTGGACGCCGTCAACAGCACCATACATGCGAGGTTACAGTGAGCATGGAATATAATCCGCATAATGAAGATGAAGCGGGTTTAACTGTATTTATGGATGATCGACATCATTATGATCTAGCATTGACGAAGGTTAATGGTCAAATGCAATTTGTATTGCGCCGGCAAATTGGTAGTTTAATAGATGAAAAGTATTCCAAACCAATAGATTGTACTGAGGTTGAAATTAGGATAGAAGCTACACCGACAGACTATTTCTTCTATTATCGAGCAGGTAATGAGCAGTGGAACAAGATAGGCGAAGGGGAAACTCGTTTACTATCTACAGAAGTTGCTGGTGGATTTGCAGGAGTGTTTATCGGAATGTATAACTATTCACTAAATAAAACAAAAGCATATTTTGATTGGTATGAATATGATAGTAAGGAGTAG
- a CDS encoding beta-galactosidase, with the protein MNNQMQVGVVYYPEQWDSARWEEDIKQMREAGVTVVRLAEFAWCRMEPAPGQFTFEWLDEVIDLFAQNDIAVILCTPTNTPPRWLTEKHPDVLPIQANGMTTHAGVRGHRCFNSASLKHYASSINKQMAMRYGEHPAVIGWQIDNEYWMLDCHCPSCNTSFRQWLLEKYETVSKLNEEWGTIVWSGEYSDWQQVTVPYGGSRFQNPSYLLDFARYQWDMMEMFQKEQINHIRQYSKHQFITHNFHTYPQRVNLHQLGCDLDVASFDYYPNTDPQKQTTGPYSGALALDVTRGIKRKNFYIMEQLSGAPGCWFPSWRAPYPGFIRAFAWQAIAKGADKVLHFRWRSATIGAEQFWQGLIDPSNVPGRRFLEFSQFAQEVNRLSPKLIDTTFQHQVAILMSHENMEALRIQHQSSGFDYYEMIKDYHRTLTKLGISCDVIEVGSQLDQYKLVIVPSLYVTHAETANKLEQFAQAGGTVLLTFRSGVKMNNNHHIEAMLPGYLQKCSGIYVEEYDAIGESTQIIRDEDGETYTGSVWCDIVSLQGAEAIAWYQDEFYSGTPAVSCNQVGKGKVYYVATHPEEAYLRKLITRIANEQHIKYEANLPAGVQIIERFNENNKYLFIINLSRVDVTLPLDRTGYSLLNEETIEKKIQLAPYELDIIEISLSCSSCT; encoded by the coding sequence ATGAACAATCAGATGCAAGTAGGCGTAGTTTACTATCCGGAGCAATGGGATTCAGCTAGATGGGAAGAAGACATTAAGCAAATGAGGGAAGCCGGTGTGACCGTTGTTAGATTGGCAGAGTTTGCTTGGTGTCGGATGGAGCCTGCACCAGGTCAGTTTACTTTCGAATGGTTGGATGAAGTCATCGACTTGTTTGCTCAAAATGACATTGCTGTTATTCTCTGCACACCTACCAATACTCCGCCTCGTTGGCTGACAGAGAAACATCCGGATGTGCTCCCAATTCAAGCAAATGGGATGACTACACATGCTGGTGTCAGAGGTCATCGTTGCTTCAATAGTGCTTCATTAAAACATTATGCTTCATCTATTAATAAGCAGATGGCTATGCGTTATGGTGAGCATCCTGCCGTTATCGGTTGGCAAATCGATAATGAATATTGGATGCTGGATTGTCACTGTCCTAGCTGTAATACGTCATTCAGGCAATGGTTACTTGAAAAATACGAAACAGTTAGCAAATTAAACGAAGAGTGGGGGACGATTGTCTGGAGTGGAGAATACAGTGATTGGCAACAAGTTACTGTTCCTTATGGTGGTTCTCGCTTTCAAAACCCATCTTATTTATTAGACTTTGCTAGGTATCAATGGGATATGATGGAGATGTTTCAGAAGGAACAAATCAATCATATTCGTCAATACAGTAAACATCAGTTTATAACCCATAATTTTCATACTTACCCACAACGGGTAAATCTACACCAGCTTGGGTGTGATTTGGATGTTGCTTCTTTTGATTATTATCCGAATACCGATCCTCAAAAACAAACAACTGGACCTTATAGCGGAGCATTGGCGCTGGATGTTACTCGAGGGATCAAAAGAAAAAACTTTTATATTATGGAACAGCTTAGTGGTGCACCAGGTTGTTGGTTTCCATCATGGCGAGCTCCATATCCAGGATTTATTCGAGCTTTTGCTTGGCAAGCTATTGCAAAAGGTGCGGATAAAGTATTACATTTTCGCTGGCGCTCGGCAACGATTGGAGCGGAGCAATTTTGGCAAGGGTTAATTGATCCGAGTAATGTACCAGGACGAAGATTTTTAGAATTTTCGCAATTTGCACAAGAAGTGAATCGCTTGTCGCCGAAATTAATAGATACGACATTTCAGCATCAAGTAGCTATATTAATGTCACATGAAAATATGGAAGCATTACGGATACAGCATCAATCGAGCGGCTTTGATTATTATGAAATGATAAAAGATTATCACCGTACATTGACCAAATTGGGAATTAGCTGTGATGTCATAGAAGTGGGATCTCAACTAGATCAATATAAACTAGTAATCGTACCTAGTTTATATGTCACACATGCCGAAACGGCTAATAAACTGGAACAGTTTGCGCAAGCTGGAGGTACAGTGTTACTAACATTCCGTTCCGGAGTGAAAATGAATAATAATCATCATATCGAAGCGATGCTGCCAGGATATTTGCAGAAATGCTCAGGTATTTATGTGGAAGAGTATGATGCGATTGGAGAAAGTACCCAAATTATTCGTGATGAAGATGGAGAGACCTATACTGGTTCTGTCTGGTGCGATATTGTCAGTTTACAAGGAGCAGAAGCTATTGCTTGGTACCAAGATGAATTTTACAGTGGCACACCAGCGGTAAGCTGCAATCAAGTAGGCAAAGGAAAAGTGTATTATGTAGCTACACATCCAGAGGAAGCTTATCTTCGTAAGTTAATAACCCGAATAGCTAACGAACAGCACATAAAATATGAGGCGAACTTACCAGCGGGAGTGCAAATAATAGAACGATTTAACGAAAACAATAAGTACCTCTTTATTATCAATCTAAGTAGAGTGGATGTTACATTACCACTTGATCGTACTGGTTATAGTCTGCTTAATGAAGAAACGATAGAGAAGAAGATCCAACTCGCGCCTTATGAATTGGATATTATAGAAATATCTTTAAGTTGTAGCTCATGCACTTAA
- a CDS encoding ABC transporter substrate-binding protein — protein MQKSKVFKLVPILLAMILVLAACGGGNSNGGNGNKQAGGSQEKKTVTVFQFKTEIVEGLHELARAFEAEHPNIKIDVQTVGGSGDYEAGLKTKFASGEGPDIFSNGGYSKLQLWEERIEDLSDQPWVKDIASAATAPVTLDGKVYGLPLSMEGFGYIYNKDIFADLGIDPLPKTFSELEAAAKTISEAGITPFGNAYYEWWLVGSQGVSVAFNNQPDTNAFIDGLNNGTATIAGNEHFLNWAKLMQLTLDYGNKNPLTTDHNTGVTMFANGEVAMMQQGNWTQNMIDSINPDMNVGILPMPISDDAAVTSKVTVGVPVNLVVNKDSKVKEEAKMFLNWLVTSDMGKEYITKKFKFMPTLSTIEASPEDIGELATSLVEYVDRGEAFPNISGKYPDGVTQEFGSVIQKFLAGEVDAQQWTEEMQAAWDKLK, from the coding sequence ATGCAAAAGAGTAAAGTTTTCAAATTAGTACCAATTTTATTAGCTATGATACTAGTATTAGCGGCTTGTGGTGGTGGTAATTCGAATGGTGGTAATGGAAACAAACAAGCAGGTGGATCACAAGAGAAAAAGACAGTAACCGTGTTCCAATTTAAGACTGAAATTGTAGAAGGATTACATGAATTGGCAAGAGCGTTTGAAGCCGAACATCCAAATATTAAAATAGATGTACAAACAGTAGGCGGTAGTGGTGACTACGAAGCTGGATTGAAAACAAAGTTTGCTTCAGGTGAAGGACCAGATATTTTCTCCAATGGTGGTTATTCTAAACTACAGTTGTGGGAAGAACGAATCGAAGATTTATCAGATCAACCATGGGTGAAAGATATTGCATCAGCAGCAACAGCTCCGGTTACTCTGGATGGGAAAGTATATGGATTGCCTCTTAGTATGGAAGGATTCGGATACATCTATAATAAAGACATTTTTGCAGACCTAGGAATTGATCCGCTGCCAAAAACATTTTCAGAGCTAGAAGCAGCAGCAAAAACAATTTCTGAAGCTGGCATAACTCCATTTGGAAATGCATATTACGAATGGTGGTTAGTTGGTAGTCAAGGCGTCAGTGTAGCATTTAATAATCAACCAGATACTAATGCATTTATTGATGGATTGAATAATGGGACGGCTACTATTGCTGGTAATGAGCATTTCTTAAATTGGGCGAAATTGATGCAATTAACATTAGACTACGGAAATAAAAATCCATTGACTACTGACCATAATACAGGAGTAACGATGTTTGCTAATGGTGAAGTGGCTATGATGCAACAAGGAAACTGGACGCAAAATATGATTGATAGTATTAATCCTGATATGAATGTTGGCATATTACCAATGCCTATTAGTGATGATGCAGCAGTAACGAGCAAAGTAACAGTGGGTGTTCCTGTCAACTTAGTCGTTAATAAAGATTCAAAAGTAAAAGAAGAAGCAAAAATGTTCTTGAATTGGCTTGTGACATCTGATATGGGGAAAGAGTATATTACAAAAAAATTCAAATTTATGCCAACATTGTCTACAATTGAAGCGTCTCCAGAAGATATAGGAGAGCTTGCTACTAGCTTAGTTGAATATGTAGATCGTGGTGAAGCATTCCCTAATATTTCTGGTAAATACCCAGATGGTGTGACACAAGAATTTGGTAGTGTCATTCAGAAGTTCTTGGCAGGAGAAGTGGATGCACAACAATGGACAGAAGAAATGCAAGCTGCTTGGGATAAACTTAAATAA
- a CDS encoding carbohydrate ABC transporter permease, translated as MKPYNGKTFILEIVMVLISLLFLAPFYFLFVNSVKPFGEIMSDAASWPKVFQWENYSRAWELTRFPEAFLNSFVITVVGVSLIGLISCMAAYRMVRSDTMFNRIFLLVLVAAMVVPFQTIMMPLIRVISELGLMNSKAGLIISYLGLSTPMAVFLFHGFVKSIPLEIEEAATVDGTSRVGVFFRIVLPMLKPMLMTVIVLNTLAIWNDYLLPSLILQKPELRTIPLATFSFFSEYTKQWDLALPALVLGVTPVVIFFLFLQRYIVEGIAAGSVKG; from the coding sequence ATGAAACCCTATAATGGTAAAACATTCATTCTAGAAATCGTGATGGTGCTAATTTCACTCCTTTTTCTCGCACCGTTTTACTTCCTTTTTGTAAACTCCGTCAAACCCTTTGGGGAGATTATGTCGGATGCTGCAAGTTGGCCAAAAGTATTTCAGTGGGAAAACTATTCAAGAGCTTGGGAATTAACTCGTTTTCCAGAAGCCTTTCTCAATTCTTTTGTTATTACAGTAGTCGGTGTATCGTTGATTGGACTAATTAGCTGTATGGCTGCTTATCGAATGGTTCGTTCTGATACCATGTTTAATCGGATTTTTCTACTCGTATTAGTTGCGGCAATGGTCGTACCTTTTCAAACGATTATGATGCCACTGATTCGTGTTATTAGTGAATTAGGTTTAATGAATTCAAAAGCAGGGTTAATTATTAGTTATTTAGGGTTAAGTACACCAATGGCTGTCTTTCTCTTCCATGGATTTGTTAAATCGATCCCTTTAGAAATTGAAGAAGCGGCTACCGTAGATGGAACTTCTCGCGTTGGTGTCTTTTTCCGAATTGTATTACCAATGTTGAAGCCGATGCTAATGACTGTCATTGTATTAAATACATTAGCGATCTGGAATGATTACTTGTTACCATCGTTAATATTACAAAAACCAGAACTTAGAACGATTCCATTAGCAACATTCTCGTTTTTCTCAGAATATACGAAACAATGGGATCTTGCGCTACCAGCACTAGTGCTAGGTGTTACACCAGTTGTTATCTTCTTCCTGTTTTTACAACGTTACATTGTAGAAGGAATTGCAGCTGGCTCAGTCAAAGGGTAA